The genomic interval GCGGTCGCGCAACAGTCCATGATCGACGGCTGGTCATGGAGCACCCTCGTGCCATCGATTGCCCAGACCGATGTCCTCGGCACCCATCTGCGCGAACTGAGGAACGAGCAGGAACGGCGCAACACGCCGCCGCCAGACGTCTCGCGGTTGGGCTACACGCCGTCGAAAGCCCGGCGCGGCGCCAATCTCGCCGCCTTCGTCGAAAAGACGCGGTCGGTCGATCCGAACGGTGCTGCCGATCTGCGACGGCTGTTCGCGGAGGGTGATTTGATCGAGCGGATCGGGGCGGCGATCGCCCCTGTCGGCTTGCGGGTTGACAATCTCGCGGATGTCTATGCGCTGTGGTGGATCACCGCTTGGCAGGCGACGCGCGGCGACAATGGCACGCTGGGCCGCGACATGTACGCCGCCGTCCGTGCCCAGGCCGCAAGGGCGCTGAATGGCGCCGGCAACCCCGCCAGGGCGTCCGATGCCGAAAAGCAGGAATTGGCCGAGGCCCTGCTGGTCCAGACGATGCTGATCGACACCGCGGTGGAGCAGGCCAAGGGCAATCCCGCGCTGATGCGGCAAGTCCGCGCGGCCGTCGCCAAGGGGGCGCGGGGAATGGGACTCGACATGGCCGCGATGGAGATCACCGCCGGAGGATTCGTTCCCAACGGCAAGCGGTGAGGGGAAGCGACATCGCTTTGACTCCGAAACAATTTCCCGATCCTGCGTGACCACGCCGCCCCACCCCTGTTGACCATACCCGCGGTGCAAGTCCGCATCACTCATCGGGGGGCCATGCCGTGATGATCTCCGCCGCAGTTCCGCCTGTCGAACAAGCGCAGGCCACCGTCAAACGCCGCTGGCCCATCGGGGTGGAACTGATGCCCGGCGGCGCCCATGCGCGGGTCTGGGCACCCAAGGCCAAGCGGGTGGAACTGGTCGCCGAAGCGGACGGTCTGGCGACGCCACTGGACGACGAGGGGAGCGGCTATTTCTCCGGCACGGTGCCGGAGTTGGAGGCGGGTGGGCTCTACCGTTTCCGGCTGGACGACAAGGAGATGCTCTATCCCGACCCGATGTCGCGCTTTCAGCCGGAGGGACCGCACGGATCGTCGCAACTGGTCGATCCGCATCGCTTCACCTGGACCGACCAGGGATGGCTGGGCCGCCCTATCCGGGGGCAGGTGATCTATGAAATGCACATCGGCACCTTCACGCAGGACGGGACCTGGGACGCTGCGCTGAAGGAGTTGCCGGCGCTGGCCGATCTCGGCGTGACGGTGCTGGAGGTGATGCCGGTGTCGGAGTTTCCCGGCCGCTTCGGCTGGGGCTATGACGGGGTGAACCTGTTCGCGCCGACGCGGCTCTATGGCGATGCGGATGCCATGCGGCGCTTCGTCGATGGGGCGCACCGGCTGGGGCTCGCCGTCATTCTCGATGTCGTCTACAACCATTTCGGTCCGGACGGCAATTACCTGAAATGCTTCGCCGAGGATTACTTCACCGACCGCTACAGGAACGAGTGGGGCGAGGCGATCAACTTCGACGGCCCCAATTCGGAACCGGTGCGGGAGTTCTTCCTGACCAACGCCGCCTTCTGGATCGAGGAGTATCACCTGGACGGACTGCGTCTGGATGCCACCCAGTCGATCCATGACAACAGCGAAGCGCGGGGCAAGCCGCACATCCTGACCGAGATCTCGCGCGCCGTGCGCAAGGCCGCCGGCGGGCGCGCCACGATCCTGGTGGGGGAGAACGAGCCGCAGCACGTCAGCATGGTGAAGCCGGCTGAGGAGGGCGGCTGCGGGCTGTGTGCCATCTGGAACGACGACCTGCACCATTCCGCGATGGTGGCGCTGACCGGCCGGACGGAGGCCTACTACACCGACTATCGCGGCACGCCGCAGGAATTCGTGTCGGCGATGAAGCATGGCTTCCTCTATCAGGGGCAGTGGTACCGCTGGCAGGGCAAGCGGCGCGGCATGCCGGCCTTCGGGGTGCCGCGCCCGGCCTTCGTCAGCTTCCTGCAGAACCACGACCAGATCGCCAACTCCGCCCGTGGCCTGCGGCTGCATGTGCTGACCACACCGGGGCGGCTGCGGGCGATGACGGTGCTCATCCTTCTGGGGCCCGGCACGCCAATGCTGTTCCAGGGGCAGGAGTTCGCCGCCAGTGCTCCCTTCCTCTATTTCGCCGACCACAAGCCGGAGTTGGCTGGGCTGGTCGAGAAGGGCAGGGCGGAGTTCCTGGCGCAGTTCCCCAGCATCGCCGAGCCGGCGATGCGGGCGCGGCTGGCCAGGCCGCATGCCGGGGACAGCTTCACCCGCTGCAAGCTCGACCACCGGGAGCGCGAGGTGAATGCGCCTGTCTGGGCGCTGCACCGCGACCTGTTGCGCCTGCGCCGCGAGGATGCGGTCTTTGCCGCCCAGCGTATCGGCGGGCTGGACGGCGCGGTGCTGGGGGAGGAGGCCTTCGTCCTGCGCTTCTTTGGGGAGGAGGAGGGCGACGACCGGCTGGTGCTGGTCAATCTGGGACGCGACCTGACCTTGCGTGTGCTGGCCGAGCCGCTGCTGGCGCCGCCGTTGGATGGTGCCTGGGCCGTGCTGTGGTCAAGCGAGGACCCCATCTATGGCGGCGGTGGCACGGCACCGGTGGAACAAGCGGACGGGGCCTGGCGGTTGCCAGGGCATGCGGCGCTGGTTCTGGCGCCCGCGCATGATTTTCCGACGAAAAGCGACGATGCCGGAGGCAACACAACCCCGGTCATCGCGGTTTCCAAAGGGTCGGAAACCGATAGCTGAGCGTAGGTCACCATGGCTGATTTCGTCCGCACCCTGTCGCGCGAGGTCCTGAACACCGGTCCGAACGGCGCCGAAACCCGTGAATGGCTGGTCGCCAACGGGCTTGGCGGCTATGCCTCCGGGTCGGTGTCCGGGTCGGTGACGCGGCGCTATCACGGGCTGTTGATCGCCGCACTGCCGGCGCCACTCGGCCGCGTGCTGATGCTGAGTCAGCTGAGCGACGTGGTCATCGACGCCGACGGTCACCATTACCGGCTGAGCTGCCGCGATACCGGGGGCGATCCGACGGGTGGCGAAGCGGGTGAGGAGGGGCAGACCGCCGCATTGCAGGAATTCCGCATGGAGGCCGGGCTGCCGGTCTGGCGCTTCCGGGCCGGCGGGGCGGTGATCGAGAAGCAGGTCGTCTTGCCGCACGGCCAGAACATCGTCCACGTCACCTACCGGGTGATGGAGGCGAAGGCGCCGGTGCAGCTGCGGTTGCGGCCGGTGCTGGCCTTTCGCACGCTGGAATCGGCAGTCGACCGGCCGCTGGCCGGTGCCTATCGCGTCACAGCTTCGGGGCAGCGCTATGAGGTGTCGGCCGGACCCGACCTGCCGGTGCTGCGCATGGCGATCGA from Azospirillum sp. TSH100 carries:
- the treZ gene encoding malto-oligosyltrehalose trehalohydrolase, whose product is MISAAVPPVEQAQATVKRRWPIGVELMPGGAHARVWAPKAKRVELVAEADGLATPLDDEGSGYFSGTVPELEAGGLYRFRLDDKEMLYPDPMSRFQPEGPHGSSQLVDPHRFTWTDQGWLGRPIRGQVIYEMHIGTFTQDGTWDAALKELPALADLGVTVLEVMPVSEFPGRFGWGYDGVNLFAPTRLYGDADAMRRFVDGAHRLGLAVILDVVYNHFGPDGNYLKCFAEDYFTDRYRNEWGEAINFDGPNSEPVREFFLTNAAFWIEEYHLDGLRLDATQSIHDNSEARGKPHILTEISRAVRKAAGGRATILVGENEPQHVSMVKPAEEGGCGLCAIWNDDLHHSAMVALTGRTEAYYTDYRGTPQEFVSAMKHGFLYQGQWYRWQGKRRGMPAFGVPRPAFVSFLQNHDQIANSARGLRLHVLTTPGRLRAMTVLILLGPGTPMLFQGQEFAASAPFLYFADHKPELAGLVEKGRAEFLAQFPSIAEPAMRARLARPHAGDSFTRCKLDHREREVNAPVWALHRDLLRLRREDAVFAAQRIGGLDGAVLGEEAFVLRFFGEEEGDDRLVLVNLGRDLTLRVLAEPLLAPPLDGAWAVLWSSEDPIYGGGGTAPVEQADGAWRLPGHAALVLAPAHDFPTKSDDAGGNTTPVIAVSKGSETDS
- a CDS encoding DUF6683 family protein; the encoded protein is MRKLLSVVALAVALGGGDAVAQQSMIDGWSWSTLVPSIAQTDVLGTHLRELRNEQERRNTPPPDVSRLGYTPSKARRGANLAAFVEKTRSVDPNGAADLRRLFAEGDLIERIGAAIAPVGLRVDNLADVYALWWITAWQATRGDNGTLGRDMYAAVRAQAARALNGAGNPARASDAEKQELAEALLVQTMLIDTAVEQAKGNPALMRQVRAAVAKGARGMGLDMAAMEITAGGFVPNGKR